One stretch of Halobacillus litoralis DNA includes these proteins:
- the remB gene encoding extracellular matrix regulator RemB — protein sequence MFIHIGDDHVIQSKDVVAIIDHSLISSSSIIEEMIHNQRKEKQVIETEDHQAKAIVITNDVIYFSPLSVYTLKKRANMMTTLNKLEDFSEESDF from the coding sequence TTGTTCATTCATATCGGGGATGATCACGTCATCCAGTCGAAGGATGTCGTAGCGATCATTGATCATAGTTTGATTTCATCTTCTTCCATCATCGAAGAAATGATTCATAACCAACGTAAGGAAAAGCAGGTCATTGAAACGGAAGACCACCAGGCGAAAGCCATTGTAATCACGAATGATGTCATCTATTTCAGCCCATTATCTGTCTATACTTTGAAGAAGCGGGCGAACATGATGACGACACTGAACAAACTGGAAGATTTCTCGGAAGAGTCCGATTTTTAA
- a CDS encoding HD-GYP domain-containing protein, which translates to MRIATSQLEPGCLLTKDVMGRTNRPIVPKNTTLKPVHIDVLKKFKIDIVEVSNRRSDGSLFIASEKAAQEDIHQDLRSGEPVLPFFESYLAAVQEYKKWFISWQGGSPVNISAIRKVMVPLLERAVDSSEREVFSLHHYTSSKDYIYHHSVAMGLLSSYVASKMGYNYGEWIQVGLAGLLADSGMAKISERITWKEAPLTEREYEMVKKHPTYSYRNVEKISSLSNHAKVAILQHHERLDGTGYPLGVSQNKIHPFSQIIAVCDMYHAMTSERMYRRKQSPYKVLEEILQEQFGRYDHKVISALVKEMTSYSTGTKIRLSDHREAEVIFVEKTTPTRPLVRTIADGQILPLKEQLDLHIEEVYE; encoded by the coding sequence ATGAGGATTGCTACATCACAATTGGAGCCGGGGTGTCTCTTGACGAAAGACGTCATGGGGCGGACGAATCGACCGATTGTCCCTAAGAATACGACCCTAAAGCCCGTCCATATTGATGTACTGAAGAAATTTAAGATTGATATCGTTGAAGTTTCCAATCGCCGGTCAGACGGATCGCTTTTCATTGCTTCTGAGAAGGCAGCCCAAGAAGATATACATCAGGATCTGCGCTCGGGCGAACCTGTCCTTCCTTTTTTCGAATCCTATTTAGCTGCCGTGCAGGAGTATAAAAAATGGTTCATTTCCTGGCAGGGGGGATCGCCTGTAAATATTAGCGCGATCCGTAAAGTGATGGTTCCTCTACTTGAGAGAGCTGTCGATTCTTCAGAGAGGGAAGTTTTCTCGCTCCATCATTATACCTCCAGTAAAGATTACATCTATCATCATAGTGTAGCGATGGGTCTGTTATCTAGTTATGTGGCATCAAAAATGGGATACAATTATGGTGAATGGATTCAAGTCGGATTAGCTGGCCTTCTTGCAGATAGTGGGATGGCGAAAATCAGTGAACGAATTACGTGGAAAGAAGCCCCTTTAACAGAGAGGGAATATGAGATGGTGAAAAAACACCCGACTTACAGTTATCGCAACGTAGAAAAAATCTCTTCCTTGAGCAATCACGCGAAGGTTGCTATTTTACAGCATCATGAACGTTTGGATGGAACAGGCTACCCTTTAGGAGTCAGTCAGAATAAAATCCATCCGTTCAGTCAGATTATTGCTGTCTGTGATATGTACCACGCCATGACGTCTGAGAGGATGTACCGAAGGAAACAGTCGCCTTATAAAGTGCTCGAGGAAATCCTCCAGGAGCAGTTCGGACGTTATGATCATAAAGTGATCAGTGCTTTAGTTAAAGAAATGACCAGTTACTCTACAGGAACTAAAATCCGGTTGTCTGATCATCGCGAAGCAGAAGTGATCTTTGTTGAAAAGACAACCCCGACAAGGCCGCTTGTGCGAACCATTGCAGACGGACAAATTCTCCCGTTGAAAGAACAACTGGACCTTCATATTGAAGAAGTATATGAATAA
- the recF gene encoding DNA replication/repair protein RecF (All proteins in this family for which functions are known are DNA-binding proteins that assist the filamentation of RecA onto DNA for the initiation of recombination or recombinational repair.): MYIHELSLRSFRNYDELSLTFDHKINVIIGENAQGKTNLMEAIYVLAFTRSHRTPRDKELIQWDEEYGKIKGSIFKRNRRFPLEIIVSKKGKKAKLNHIEQKRLSDYIGALNVVMFAPEDLNLVKGSPQVRRRFIDMEIGQIQPTYIYHLGQYQKILRQRNHLLKDLQRKPGADRTMLGVLTEQLIEHATTIVERRFKFLQLLRSWATPIHEGISRQLEQLEIAYDASVRVSEDMNLETIKDTFSDKFAEIESKEVERGTTLAGPHRDDLVFYVNGKDVQTYGSQGQQRTTALSLKLAEIELIHSEVGEYPILLLDDVLSELDDFRQSHLLHTIQGKVQTFVSTTSIDGIEHEALEQAEIFRVKEGTIDVEK; the protein is encoded by the coding sequence ATGTATATCCATGAGTTATCATTACGTTCGTTCAGGAACTATGATGAGCTCTCATTGACGTTTGACCATAAGATCAATGTCATCATTGGTGAAAATGCCCAGGGAAAAACCAATCTGATGGAAGCGATCTATGTCCTCGCTTTTACAAGATCCCATCGTACGCCACGAGACAAAGAACTCATACAGTGGGATGAAGAGTATGGTAAAATAAAAGGGAGTATCTTTAAACGGAATCGTCGCTTTCCTCTTGAGATCATTGTTTCTAAAAAAGGGAAAAAAGCGAAATTGAATCATATTGAGCAAAAGCGTCTGAGCGACTACATCGGCGCTTTAAACGTGGTGATGTTTGCACCTGAGGATCTCAATCTTGTAAAGGGGAGTCCTCAGGTGCGTCGTCGGTTTATTGACATGGAAATCGGCCAAATTCAGCCCACATATATATATCACTTAGGTCAATATCAGAAGATTCTCAGACAACGAAATCATCTGTTGAAAGATTTGCAGCGAAAGCCGGGAGCAGACCGGACGATGCTCGGTGTTTTGACAGAACAGCTGATTGAACATGCGACAACGATAGTCGAACGCCGTTTCAAATTCTTACAGCTTCTAAGGTCATGGGCGACACCGATCCACGAAGGAATCAGCCGGCAGCTGGAACAGCTTGAAATTGCTTATGATGCCAGTGTCCGAGTATCAGAGGATATGAATTTGGAAACAATAAAAGATACATTCTCTGATAAGTTTGCAGAAATTGAATCAAAAGAAGTGGAACGCGGGACGACGTTGGCAGGACCACACAGAGATGATTTGGTTTTTTATGTGAACGGAAAAGACGTACAAACGTATGGATCACAGGGACAGCAGCGGACGACAGCTTTATCTTTGAAACTCGCTGAAATTGAACTGATTCATAGTGAAGTAGGCGAATATCCCATTTTACTTCTTGATGACGTACTTAGTGAACTGGATGACTTTAGACAATCGCATTTGCTTCATACGATTCAAGGAAAAGTGCAAACGTTCGTTTCTACGACAAGTATTGATGGAATTGAACATGAAGCACTGGAACAAGCGGAGATTTTCCGTGTGAAAGAAGGAACGATAGACGTAGAGAAATGA
- the gyrA gene encoding DNA gyrase subunit A, which produces MVDQPERPRVQEVNISHEMRTSFLDYAMSVIVARALPDVRDGLKPVHRRILYAMHDLGMHADKAYKKSARIVGEVIGKYHPHGDSAVYDTMVRMAQDFNYRYMLVDGHGNFGSVDGDAAAAMRYTEARMSKISMEILRDINKDTIDYNDNYDGTEREPVVLPAKFPNLLVNGGSGIAVGMATNIPPHQLGEVIDAVLALSKDPEITIQELMENHIYGPDFPTAGKILGLSGIRKAYETGKGSITVRADVEIEEQANGKARLIVHELPYQVNKARLVEKIADLARDKKIDGITDLRDESDRNGMRVVIELRRDVNPNVLLNNLYKMTALQSTFGINMLALVNGHPKVLNLKQCLEHYLEHQKVVIRRRTEYELRKAEARAHILAGLRIALDHLDEVISLIRESQTTEIARTGLMERFGLSEKQAQAILDMRLQRLTGLEREKIEDEYQEVMKLIQELKAILADDEKVLEIIREELLDVKERYNDERRTEIVLGGTDFIEDEDLIPEETVIVTVTHQGYVKRLPASTYRSQRRGGRGVQGMGTHEEDFVEHLLSTSTHNTLLFFSNKGKVYKAKGYEVPEFSRTAKGIPIINMLNVERDEWINAVISVQDFVDDWYLVFTTKNGITKRTTLSQFANIRKGGLIALGLREDDELISVRLTDGKKDIMIGTQNGYLIRFNEDQIRAMGRTAAGVKGISLREDDKVVSMEILDDSLQVLTVTSKGYGKRTPADEYRITNRGGKGIITCNLTDKNGKVVATKAVNGEEDIMIITASGVLIRMPMESISETGRNTQGVRLIRLGDGEEVATVARVESEKEEEELVEEALEKEAESQDEVSEERAETPAETTEEESDES; this is translated from the coding sequence ATGGTGGATCAACCCGAACGTCCGCGCGTGCAGGAAGTCAACATCAGTCACGAAATGCGCACCTCATTCCTGGATTATGCGATGAGTGTCATCGTAGCCCGTGCCCTTCCAGATGTCAGAGACGGCCTGAAACCTGTACACAGAAGGATATTATATGCGATGCATGACCTTGGGATGCATGCGGACAAAGCTTACAAAAAGTCGGCACGTATCGTAGGGGAAGTCATTGGTAAGTACCACCCTCACGGGGACTCTGCTGTCTATGACACAATGGTGCGTATGGCCCAGGACTTCAACTACCGATACATGCTCGTCGATGGACACGGAAACTTCGGTTCGGTGGACGGAGATGCCGCAGCCGCCATGCGTTATACGGAAGCACGCATGTCCAAGATTTCCATGGAGATTCTGCGTGATATCAACAAAGATACCATCGATTACAACGATAACTACGATGGAACAGAGCGGGAGCCTGTAGTGCTTCCAGCCAAGTTCCCGAACTTGCTCGTCAATGGCGGTTCAGGAATTGCGGTTGGAATGGCGACGAACATCCCTCCTCATCAGCTGGGTGAGGTTATTGATGCGGTACTCGCTCTTAGTAAAGATCCGGAAATTACCATCCAGGAATTGATGGAAAACCATATCTATGGCCCGGACTTCCCGACAGCTGGTAAAATTCTCGGCTTAAGTGGCATTCGCAAAGCCTATGAAACAGGGAAAGGCTCGATCACGGTCCGTGCGGATGTAGAAATTGAAGAACAAGCCAACGGCAAAGCCCGTTTAATCGTGCACGAGCTTCCTTATCAGGTGAACAAAGCCCGGCTTGTTGAAAAAATTGCCGATCTTGCCCGCGATAAGAAAATCGACGGCATTACAGATCTTCGTGATGAGTCGGACCGTAATGGTATGCGTGTCGTTATTGAGTTACGCCGGGATGTTAATCCGAACGTGCTTCTCAACAACCTTTACAAAATGACGGCTCTGCAATCAACGTTCGGCATCAATATGCTCGCACTCGTCAACGGCCACCCGAAAGTGCTCAACTTGAAACAGTGCCTTGAGCATTATTTGGAACACCAGAAAGTCGTCATTCGCCGCCGTACGGAATATGAACTTAGAAAAGCAGAAGCGCGTGCTCATATTCTTGCTGGTCTGCGTATTGCCCTTGACCACTTGGATGAAGTGATTTCACTGATTCGTGAATCCCAAACGACTGAAATCGCACGTACCGGTTTGATGGAGCGCTTCGGTCTTTCTGAAAAGCAGGCCCAAGCAATTCTTGATATGCGTCTGCAGCGCCTGACCGGTTTAGAGCGTGAGAAAATCGAGGATGAATATCAGGAAGTCATGAAATTGATTCAAGAATTGAAAGCGATCCTTGCAGACGATGAAAAGGTTCTTGAAATCATTCGTGAAGAACTGCTTGATGTGAAGGAGCGCTACAATGATGAGCGCCGTACAGAAATCGTCCTTGGCGGAACAGACTTCATCGAGGATGAGGACTTGATCCCTGAAGAAACGGTCATCGTTACGGTCACTCACCAGGGCTATGTCAAACGTCTTCCTGCATCCACTTACCGTTCACAGCGCAGAGGTGGACGAGGAGTACAGGGGATGGGGACACACGAAGAAGATTTTGTGGAACACCTATTGTCCACGTCGACCCACAATACGCTGCTTTTCTTCTCAAACAAAGGGAAAGTATATAAAGCCAAAGGTTATGAAGTACCGGAATTCAGCCGAACGGCTAAAGGAATTCCGATCATCAACATGTTGAACGTGGAACGTGATGAGTGGATCAATGCTGTGATCTCCGTTCAAGATTTCGTAGATGACTGGTACCTTGTCTTTACAACGAAGAACGGAATCACGAAGCGGACAACGCTTTCCCAATTCGCGAATATTCGAAAAGGCGGTCTAATTGCTCTCGGATTGCGTGAAGATGATGAGCTGATTTCTGTCCGACTGACAGATGGAAAGAAAGATATCATGATTGGTACGCAGAACGGTTACTTAATCCGTTTCAATGAAGACCAAATTCGTGCGATGGGACGTACAGCTGCAGGTGTTAAAGGGATTTCCCTTCGTGAAGACGACAAAGTCGTATCCATGGAAATCCTCGACGACTCCCTGCAAGTGCTCACCGTTACGAGCAAAGGCTATGGAAAACGTACGCCAGCTGACGAGTACCGGATTACCAACCGTGGTGGTAAAGGAATCATTACGTGTAATCTCACAGATAAGAATGGTAAAGTAGTCGCTACGAAAGCCGTCAATGGCGAAGAGGATATTATGATCATCACTGCCAGCGGTGTCTTAATCCGAATGCCGATGGAAAGTATTTCTGAAACAGGACGGAACACACAGGGCGTACGCTTGATTCGTCTTGGTGACGGTGAAGAAGTCGCGACCGTCGCTCGTGTCGAGTCTGAAAAAGAGGAAGAAGAACTGGTGGAAGAAGCGCTTGAAAAAGAAGCAGAATCTCAAGATGAGGTTTCTGAAGAAAGGGCCGAAACCCCAGCTGAAACAACTGAAGAAGAGTCCGATGAATCATAA
- the gyrB gene encoding DNA topoisomerase (ATP-hydrolyzing) subunit B, which produces MKEDIIEEQQAYDESQIQVLEGLEAVRKRPGMYIGSTNEKGLHHLVWEIVDNSIDEAMAGFCDHIQVAIEKDNSITVTDNGRGIPVGIQEKTGRPAVEVILTVLHAGGKFGGGGYKVSGGLHGVGASVVNALSTKLEVFVHRDGNIHYQAYHRGVPEEDLKVIGETDQTGTRIQFKPDPEIFSETEEYKFEILANRLRELAFLNKGLTITIEDKRTDEEPVNYYFEGGILSYVEHMNRTRETLHEAFFIEDEQDEISIEIAMQYNDGFASNIYSYANNIHTYEGGTHESGFKTGLTRVINDYARKNNMFKETDPNLTGDDVREGLTAIISIKHPDPQFEGQTKTKLGNSEARTVTDSLFSESFTKFLFENPNMAKTIVEKGLMASRARMAAKKARELTRRKNALEVSNLPGKLADCSSKDANISELYIVEGDSAGGSAKQGRDRHFQAILPLRGKIINVEKARLDKILSNNEVRAIITALGTGIGEEFDISKARYHKIVIMTDADVDGAHIRTLLLTFFYRYMRPLIEHGYIYIAQPPLYKIQQGKAIYYTYSDKQLDAKLAELSNSPKPGVQRYKGLGEMNPEQLWETTMDPETRTMLQVSLEDAMGADETFDILMGDKVEPRRNFIQENAQYVQNLDV; this is translated from the coding sequence ATGAAGGAAGATATTATCGAAGAGCAGCAGGCATATGATGAGAGTCAAATACAGGTACTGGAAGGGTTGGAAGCGGTAAGAAAACGTCCAGGAATGTATATTGGTTCTACGAACGAAAAAGGCCTGCACCACCTCGTATGGGAAATTGTCGATAACAGTATCGATGAAGCGATGGCCGGTTTTTGCGATCATATTCAAGTCGCGATTGAAAAAGACAACAGCATTACCGTTACCGATAACGGCCGTGGTATTCCTGTCGGGATCCAGGAGAAAACGGGCCGTCCCGCTGTTGAAGTCATTTTGACCGTTCTTCACGCCGGAGGTAAGTTCGGCGGGGGCGGATATAAAGTATCCGGAGGACTCCATGGTGTAGGGGCGTCCGTCGTAAACGCTCTGTCTACGAAACTGGAAGTGTTCGTTCACCGTGATGGAAACATCCATTACCAGGCTTATCACCGTGGTGTTCCAGAAGAAGACTTGAAGGTGATCGGAGAGACTGATCAGACAGGAACTCGCATCCAATTCAAACCAGACCCTGAAATCTTCTCAGAGACAGAGGAGTATAAGTTTGAGATTCTTGCAAATCGATTGCGGGAGCTAGCTTTCCTTAACAAAGGTCTTACCATCACGATCGAAGATAAACGTACGGATGAAGAGCCTGTGAATTACTATTTTGAAGGCGGAATCCTATCCTATGTCGAACACATGAACCGTACGCGTGAAACTTTGCATGAGGCCTTTTTCATCGAGGATGAACAAGATGAGATTTCCATCGAAATCGCCATGCAGTACAACGATGGATTCGCGAGTAATATTTATTCCTATGCCAACAACATCCATACGTATGAAGGCGGAACACACGAATCTGGTTTCAAGACCGGTTTGACACGTGTGATCAACGACTATGCGCGTAAAAACAATATGTTCAAAGAGACGGATCCGAATTTGACAGGAGACGATGTCCGGGAAGGTTTGACAGCGATCATCTCGATCAAACACCCGGACCCGCAGTTCGAAGGTCAGACAAAGACGAAACTCGGTAACAGTGAAGCTCGTACCGTTACGGACTCTCTGTTCTCTGAGAGTTTCACAAAGTTTCTTTTTGAAAATCCGAACATGGCGAAAACGATTGTTGAAAAAGGATTGATGGCTTCAAGAGCAAGAATGGCTGCGAAAAAAGCACGTGAACTGACGCGCCGTAAAAATGCCCTGGAGGTTTCCAACCTGCCGGGTAAACTGGCGGACTGTTCTTCCAAAGATGCCAACATCTCTGAACTTTACATCGTTGAGGGTGACTCTGCCGGTGGATCAGCCAAGCAGGGACGCGATCGTCATTTCCAGGCGATTTTGCCATTGCGCGGTAAAATCATCAATGTCGAAAAAGCCCGCCTGGATAAAATTCTTTCCAACAACGAAGTCCGTGCCATCATTACAGCCCTTGGTACTGGAATCGGTGAAGAATTCGATATTTCAAAGGCACGTTATCATAAGATTGTCATCATGACCGATGCCGACGTCGATGGTGCACACATTCGTACCTTACTATTAACGTTCTTCTATCGTTATATGCGTCCATTGATTGAACATGGCTATATCTATATCGCTCAGCCACCGCTTTATAAAATCCAGCAAGGAAAAGCGATTTACTATACGTATAGTGATAAGCAGCTGGATGCAAAGCTTGCAGAGCTGTCCAATTCACCGAAACCCGGCGTTCAGCGATACAAGGGTCTTGGGGAGATGAACCCGGAACAGCTTTGGGAAACGACCATGGACCCTGAAACAAGAACGATGCTTCAGGTCAGCTTAGAGGATGCGATGGGGGCGGATGAAACCTTCGATATTCTTATGGGAGACAAAGTCGAACCGCGTCGTAACTTCATTCAAGAGAACGCCCAATATGTACAAAACCTTGATGTTTAA
- the dnaN gene encoding DNA polymerase III subunit beta, whose amino-acid sequence MKFVIQRDQLINSVQNVMKAISSRTTIPILTGMKLEATEEGIKLTGSDSDISIESFIPSEEDGIVYVENIEPGSIVLQAKYFPDIVRKLPQNTVEIESDHTRNVTIRSGNAEFHLNGQDPEEYPQLPQLHTEESFELPIDLLKNLIRQTVFAVSTSETRPILTGVHVKLEDGNLEFIATDSHRLASRKIPLEQPEGKSLPAVVIPGKSLTELNKILDDSEDTIEVSVTENQVLFRTKHLYFLSRLLDGNYPETSRLIPEQSKTIVKIDAKELLQSVDRASLLAKENRNNVVRLITKEDNHLEITGNSPEVGNVVEEVMATDVNGEDLKISFSAKYMMDALKAVDYDQVKVEFTGAMRPFLIRPVDDDQILQLILPVRTY is encoded by the coding sequence ATGAAATTTGTTATCCAAAGGGATCAATTGATCAATAGTGTTCAAAACGTCATGAAAGCCATCTCTTCCAGAACGACGATTCCAATTCTTACAGGAATGAAACTCGAAGCGACTGAAGAAGGAATTAAATTAACTGGTAGTGATTCAGATATATCGATTGAGTCTTTCATACCTAGTGAAGAAGACGGCATCGTTTATGTAGAAAACATCGAACCGGGAAGTATCGTTCTTCAGGCTAAATATTTTCCTGATATTGTTCGTAAACTTCCTCAAAATACTGTAGAGATTGAGAGTGACCATACTCGGAATGTCACCATCCGTTCTGGAAATGCAGAATTCCATCTAAACGGACAAGATCCAGAAGAGTATCCTCAGCTTCCGCAGTTACACACAGAAGAAAGCTTTGAATTACCGATTGACCTTTTGAAAAATTTGATACGTCAAACTGTTTTTGCGGTATCGACATCTGAAACAAGACCGATTCTTACAGGGGTTCACGTAAAACTTGAAGACGGAAACCTTGAATTTATCGCGACAGACAGCCACAGGTTAGCCTCACGTAAAATACCTTTGGAACAACCAGAAGGAAAATCTTTACCGGCGGTTGTCATTCCTGGTAAAAGTTTGACGGAATTAAACAAAATTCTGGATGATTCCGAAGATACGATCGAAGTGAGTGTGACAGAAAATCAGGTTTTATTCCGTACGAAACATTTGTACTTCCTCTCCCGCTTGCTTGATGGAAATTACCCGGAAACTTCCCGTCTGATCCCCGAACAAAGCAAGACGATCGTCAAAATTGATGCGAAAGAATTGCTGCAATCGGTGGATCGTGCGTCTCTTCTTGCGAAAGAGAATCGCAACAACGTTGTTCGCTTAATTACTAAAGAAGACAATCATCTTGAAATTACAGGTAACTCCCCGGAAGTAGGGAATGTTGTTGAAGAAGTGATGGCGACAGATGTAAACGGGGAAGACTTGAAGATTTCTTTCAGTGCCAAGTATATGATGGATGCACTGAAAGCGGTCGATTATGACCAGGTGAAAGTTGAATTCACAGGAGCCATGCGTCCATTCTTGATTCGCCCTGTAGACGACGACCAGATTTTACAGTTGATTCTTCCAGTACGAACTTATTAA
- a CDS encoding serine hydrolase — protein MTQRIKTSMALMLALLMGFFAVSINPGHTYASVDVGAESAILVDAETGKILLEKEADLTLPPASMTKMMTEYLVMEAIEEGQISWDTTTQISQYAYDISANPEFSGVGLKLNEQYTVRELYEAMAINSDNATTIALTELIAGSEGEFVQMMNEKAAEMGLPDYDFVNATGLNNSHLGDNYPEGTDPEATNMLSAKSAALLAYHLTNDYPEALEISSKPTLEFAGQTVTNWNWMLPGMPGQNLKQFEYEGMDGLKTGYTELAQNTFTGTAKRDGQRFISVVMKSETRASRFNQTRQLLDYGFNQFSRQELFAAGATPEEESTLPVAKGKEDQVAIETSAALSTLVKSGEEDQYEIQFNISEDQLDDEGNLVAPVEKGQKVGTAKLIYNGEENYGNILSEGGQTVDIVTSSNVEKANWFMLTLGAIGEFFSDIFTGAVDMVKGWF, from the coding sequence GTGACACAAAGAATAAAAACATCTATGGCCTTGATGTTGGCATTGCTTATGGGGTTCTTTGCTGTGTCCATAAATCCTGGACATACATACGCAAGCGTAGATGTTGGCGCAGAATCGGCAATACTTGTGGACGCGGAAACAGGGAAGATTTTACTTGAAAAAGAGGCAGATTTGACATTACCTCCTGCCAGTATGACGAAGATGATGACCGAATATCTTGTCATGGAAGCAATTGAGGAAGGTCAAATCAGCTGGGATACGACAACACAAATTAGTCAATACGCTTATGATATATCGGCAAATCCTGAGTTTTCAGGAGTTGGCCTGAAGTTGAACGAACAATATACTGTACGGGAGCTATATGAGGCGATGGCGATCAACTCGGATAATGCGACAACCATCGCTCTTACTGAATTGATTGCTGGCAGTGAAGGTGAATTTGTTCAAATGATGAACGAAAAAGCAGCAGAAATGGGGCTGCCTGACTATGATTTCGTGAATGCAACAGGACTGAATAATTCTCACTTGGGAGACAATTATCCTGAAGGCACAGACCCTGAAGCAACGAACATGCTTTCAGCGAAGTCTGCCGCACTGCTTGCATACCACTTAACAAATGATTATCCGGAAGCGCTTGAAATTTCAAGCAAACCGACACTTGAATTTGCCGGTCAAACCGTGACGAACTGGAACTGGATGCTTCCGGGTATGCCTGGGCAGAACTTGAAGCAGTTCGAGTACGAAGGTATGGACGGATTGAAAACAGGTTACACAGAACTCGCTCAGAACACGTTTACAGGAACGGCCAAGCGAGACGGACAACGTTTTATCTCTGTCGTTATGAAATCTGAAACCAGAGCATCCCGTTTCAATCAAACGAGACAACTGCTGGACTACGGATTCAATCAATTCTCCCGTCAGGAACTTTTTGCAGCAGGAGCCACTCCTGAAGAAGAGTCAACGCTTCCTGTTGCAAAAGGAAAAGAAGACCAGGTTGCGATTGAAACAAGTGCCGCTCTAAGCACACTTGTGAAAAGTGGAGAAGAAGATCAATATGAGATTCAATTCAATATCTCTGAGGACCAGCTGGATGATGAAGGCAATCTTGTTGCTCCTGTAGAAAAAGGACAAAAAGTAGGAACAGCAAAGCTTATTTATAACGGAGAAGAGAACTACGGAAATATTCTTTCTGAAGGTGGACAAACCGTTGATATCGTCACTTCTTCCAATGTAGAAAAAGCAAACTGGTTTATGCTGACTCTCGGTGCGATCGGTGAATTTTTCAGTGATATCTTCACTGGCGCAGTCGATATGGTCAAAGGCTGGTTTTAG
- a CDS encoding YaaC family protein — protein sequence MHSTDPILTYLQVTAHTRPFLFSCYEKINHSRAEHHAYNNAERFIHGLSLGQDYWSTALHTPLSVKPLLFYYGMNHFIKSCLLTVDPGYPATAKVLAHGLSTRKRKKQHYRFLEDDIRIQPHGLFPHAAEHLFQFSSEKTKISMDELLRPLHGMEELFHLKNPGPITIEEEWPELLAYFAVLYNLSMLVRYEGDWWGEMEQMKDREDYVFIVHFLNSASNRIPKIFASWLKDQFASIS from the coding sequence TTGCACTCGACAGATCCAATTCTCACGTACCTTCAAGTGACCGCACATACAAGACCCTTTTTGTTTTCTTGTTATGAAAAGATCAACCACTCAAGAGCCGAGCATCATGCTTACAATAATGCAGAACGGTTCATTCACGGACTCAGCCTCGGTCAGGATTATTGGTCGACCGCTTTACATACTCCTTTGAGTGTAAAGCCTCTTCTTTTTTATTATGGAATGAACCATTTCATTAAAAGCTGTCTGTTGACGGTTGATCCTGGCTACCCTGCAACGGCAAAAGTGCTTGCACATGGGCTCTCGACACGTAAAAGAAAAAAGCAGCATTACCGTTTTTTAGAGGACGATATCCGTATTCAACCGCATGGATTATTTCCGCACGCCGCTGAGCATTTGTTTCAATTTTCCTCAGAAAAAACAAAGATATCCATGGATGAATTGCTCCGGCCACTTCATGGAATGGAAGAGCTGTTCCACCTGAAGAATCCTGGCCCTATCACCATTGAAGAAGAATGGCCTGAGCTGTTGGCTTATTTCGCTGTGCTTTATAATTTGAGTATGCTCGTGCGTTATGAAGGAGATTGGTGGGGGGAGATGGAGCAGATGAAAGATCGGGAGGATTATGTATTCATCGTACATTTTTTAAATTCAGCCTCGAATCGCATTCCGAAAATTTTCGCTTCATGGCTTAAAGACCAGTTTGCATCCATTTCATGA
- the yaaA gene encoding S4 domain-containing protein YaaA, protein MSEEIGISTEYIPLGKFLKLANIVESGGMVKIFLSEFEVFVNGEPDNRRGRKLYVGDTVEVEEFGSFTVVKEA, encoded by the coding sequence ATGAGCGAAGAGATCGGTATTAGTACAGAATATATTCCATTAGGGAAGTTTTTAAAATTAGCCAATATTGTCGAATCTGGTGGAATGGTGAAAATTTTCTTGTCGGAATTTGAAGTTTTCGTAAACGGAGAACCTGACAATCGTCGTGGCCGCAAACTGTATGTGGGCGATACAGTAGAAGTTGAAGAATTCGGCAGCTTCACTGTCGTTAAAGAAGCTTAG